The Gemmatimonadota bacterium DH-78 region GAGAGCGCCTCCGCCACCACCCGCGAGGCCTCGAGCAGATCGCCGACCCGGTGCATCTCCGCGGGATCGAGGACCGAGCCCTCCACCTTCAGCCGGGCGAGTGCCGAGCCCGGGTCGGGGATCGCGGGCGGACCCCAGCCCGGCCGGTCGGCGGCGAAGGTCATCGTGTGGGCCACCCGATCCAGCTCGGCGGCCACCTCGTCGACCCGGGTGGAGGGGCGCAGTGCGCGCACCCGTGCCCGGCCCAGCGTGCTGGCGGCCCGTTCGGAGACCCGATCGAGGGCTCCCTGGAGGTCGAGGACCTCGAGGGCGTGGCGGTTCACCCCGCCGCACCCCGCGGGATGGTCACCCTTCGAGTGCCTCCCGCACGAGCCGGTTGGCTTCCCTGCCGTCGAAGCGGCCCCGGATCTCCGGCATCAGGCGTCCCATCACGGCACCCATCGCCTCCACCCCGTCGGCCCGGATGGCCGCGATCATGGCGCGCACCTCGTCGGCGTCGAGGCCGGCGGGGAGGTAGGTGTTCAGCACCTCGGCTTCGGCCTCCTCCTTCTCCGCGAGCTCTTCGCGCCCCCCCGACCGCATCTGATCCGCGGCGTCGCGCCGCTGCTTGAGCGCCCGGGTGAGCACCTCGATCACCAGGTCGTCGTCGGCCTCCCGCCCCGCGTCGATCTCGCGGTTGCGGATCTCCGAGAGGGTGGTGGAGAGCAGCACGGTGCGCGCCTTGTCGCGCGCTCTGCGGGCCTGGTCGAGGTCGGACTGGAGCCGCTGCTTCAGAGGGGCGGTCACGGGGACTCCGCGTGGGGAGACAAGGGGGGGAGGGAAACTACCCGCGGGCGGGCGGGACGATCAACGGCGCCGCCACTCGGCGCCCGCCACGGCGGGCGTCAGCCGGGCGGCCAGGTGAGCGACCGGCCGCCGAGCAGGTGGAGGTGGAGGTGGAAGACCGTCTGGCCTCCGCCCTCTCCCACGTTCACCACCGCGCGCCACCCGTCGTCGAGTCCCTCGTCCCGCGCGATGTTCGCGGCGGCCAGATGCATCCGCCCCACGAGCTCCGCATGGCGCGGTTCGAGGTGGTCGAGCGAGACGATGTGCTCCCTCGGAATCACCAGTACGTGGGTCGGCGCCTTCGGATCGATGTCGCGGAAGGCCACGATGTCGTCGGATTCGTAGACGCGCGTCGAGGGAATCGCCCCCGAGGCGATGCGGCAGAAGAGACAGTCGGTTGCGGTGGTCATGAGCGTGGTCGCGTGAGGTGGAGGAGCCTGAGTGTGCGACCGGGACGCAGCCCCGGCAAGCGTCCGGCGCGGGGTCGGCGCGACTCGCCATGGCCACGCCCGTGGGGCACCCGCAGCGTGGGGTCCGACTCCGATACCCGCACCCCGTCAGGAGCACGCCGATGGCCCTCACGAAAGCCCCGCGCACCCCGTCCCTCCCGCGGGTGGAGGCACTCCCGGATCCCCCCTCGCTGCGCACGCCTCCCCGCCGACGCCGCCGCCTCCGGACCCGGGGCGGGGGGTGGCTGCTGGCCCCGAGTTTCGTCGCCCTGCGCCGACCCCGCCCGACGCCGCTTCCCGGCCCGGGAGGCGCCGGCCTCCGGATTCTCGAACGCGGCTTCGACCTGCGGTCTCCGCTCGATCTCGCGCGGTGGATCCGGTGGCGAGCCGAGGCCGGGCGATGGCACTGAAGAACCGGGGCCCGGGCTTCAGTCGCTGCGTGTGAATCGCCCGCTGCACCACTCCCCGTCGGCGTCCACCGCCTCGAGGGCGAAGCCGGCCTCGCGGGCGGTCTCGGCCATGGCGGGCCACTCGTCGGCGGGAATGCCCGACAGGATCAGCCAGCCGCGGGGCTCGAGCGCGGCGTGGAACCCGGGAAGCAGCGGGGTGAGGATGCCCCGCTCGATATTGGCCACCACGCCGTCGCGCGGCCCCAGCGCCGCGAGCGACTCGACGGTGGCCCGGGCCTCGACCACCTCCACCCGATCCGCCACCCCGTTGGCCTCGGCGTTCTCCCGGGCGGCCGGGGTGGCGAGCGGGTCGAACTCGATGGCGGTGACGGAGGCCGCACCGAGGAGTGCAGCGGCGATCGAGAGCACCGCAGAGCCGGCGCCCACGTCGAGGAGTCGCTCACCGGGCTGCACCACCGCTTCCAGGAGCCGCAGGCAGCCGCGCGTGGTGCCGTGCTCCGCATTGCCGAAGGCCATGCCCGGATCGAGCACGATGACACGGTCTCCGCCGCCGACCTCGGGCGTGCACCACGAGGGGGTAACCACCCAGTGCCGCCCCACACGCCGGGGCTCGAGCCCCCGCTTCCAGAGCTCCGCCCAGTCTCCGTGCTCCTGCCAGGCCACCTCGACCTCGATCTCGTCCGATCCGAGGTGGCCCGCCACCTGTGTGCGCCACCGCTGGGCATCGGCGTGCTCGACGTCGCCATCGGGAAGATGGGTGATCCACCAGCCGCCGTCGAAATGCGCGGCACGCCCCCCGATGTCGAGCAGGGCCTCGGCCACCCGGCCGTCGTCGTCCCCGCCCGCGAGTCGGGCGCGGACGACCAGCCAGCGCTCGGGAACACTCATCCGCCGGTGAAGGCCTCCTTCACCCTCGACCAGAAGCCCCGGCCGTCGTCCTGCGGGATCTCGTCCGGTGCCGCCGACTCGACGGACCGCAGGCGTTCCAGCGCCTCGCGCTGGGGGCCGGTCAGATCTCGGGGCGTGTAGACCGCGACCCGCACCATGAGGTCGCCCCGCACGCTCTGCTGCAGTTCGGGAAGGCCCCTGCCCCGAACCCGAATTACGGTTCCGCTCTGGATGCCCGCCGGAATCTTCACATCCACCGGCCCATCCACCCCCTCCACCTCGACGTCGTCGCCGAGCGCGGCCTGGGCGAAGGTGACCGGAGCCTCGGTCAGCAGGTGGGATCCGTCGCGCACGAAGCGGGGATCGTCCTCCACCTCGAGCAGCACCAGGATGTCGCCCCGGGGGCCTCCCCGGGACCCCACGTTGCCCTCTCCGCGCAGGGTGATGTAATTCTCGGAGGTGACGCCGGGCGGCACCTCGACCGTGACCTCGCGCCGGGTGCGCACGCGCCCTTCCCCGCTGCAGGTGCGGCAGGGCTGTTCGATCACCCGCCCCTCGCCACCGCAGCGGCGGCAGGGCTGGACGGCGACCATGCGCCCCATCAGCCCCTGCATCTGAACCCGCTCTTCGCCGGTGCCGCCACACTGGCCGCAGGCGGCCGGAGCGGCCCCGCCCTCGGCGCCCGTGCCGCCGCAGTCGTCGCAGGGATCGAGTACGCCCACCTTGAGCGTGCGCGTCACCCCGGTCAGCACCTCGCCGAGGGTGAGGGGAATCCGGACCTTGAGGCTCTGCCCCTTCCGCGGGCCCGCCCGGCCGCGCCGCCCCCGCTGCTGGAAGAGGTCGCCGAAGCCTCCGAAGCCCCCGAAGTCGCGCATGAAGACTTCGATGGCGTCGGAGAAGTCGAAGCCCTGCGCATACCCCGCGCCCGGCTGTCCGCGGAGCCCCTGCTCGCCGTAGCGGTCGTACACCTGCCGCTTCTGGTCGTCGCGGAGCACCTCGTAGGCCTGCGTGACTTCCTTGAACCGCTCCTCCGCCTCCTTGGAGCCGTCGTTGCGGTCGGGATGGTACTTCAGGGCGAGCTTGCGATAGGCCTTCTTGATCTCCTCGGAGGAGGCGTCGCGCCCCACCCCGAGAAGCTGATAATAGTCTGCCATGTACGGCGGTACCCCGTCAGGGAGTCAGGAGGTCGGAGACCATCCGAGAGGTGTAGTCTACGATCGCGATCACCTTCTCGTACGGCATGCGGGTCGGCCCGATCACGCCGATCACCCCCTTGAGCCCACCGGCGCGATACTCGGCGGTGACGAGGGTGAAATCGGAGAGTTCCTGCGATTCGTGTTCGCCACCGATCGAGATGTGGAGCCCGCTCCCGTGCTCGCGAGAGCCGAGGGCGGAGGCGAGCAGCTCGCGTTGTTCGGTGAGTTCGATCAGGCTCTTGAGCCGCTCGCCGCTCGTGAACTCCGGCTGGGCGGCGAGGATGCTGGTCTGGCCCAGATGCACGTCGCTCGATCCCGCGCCGGGCCACTCGAAGAGCTCGGCGCCGGACTGCATGAAGATGTTGAGCAGTTCGCCGGCGGGGTCGTCCCCCGGCGCGGCATCGCGCAGCCGATCCGGGAGCGACGAGCGAAGCTCGGCCAACGTCAGCCCCACCAGGCGCTCGTTGAGCAGCACCGTGAGGGTGACCAGAGTGTCGGCAGGCACCTCGCCGGGCAGATCGACGTAGATCGTGCGCACGAGCCCCGATCGCACCGTGGCGACCATGAGCACCTTCTCCGCCGACACCTGGATCAGCTCCAGCTTCTCGAGCACCGCGTCCGCCAACTGCGGCGCGACCGCGAGGCCCAGTTCGTAGGAGATCAGGCTCAGCGCACGCGTGGCCTGGCGGACCATGCGCTCGACGGCGGATCGCCCCCCCGCCTCCAGTTCCTGCTGGATCCGCTCTCGCTCAACCTCGCTGAGGTCGGTGGGCTGGATCACCTGATCCACGAAGAAGCGGTAGGCCCGGTCGGTGGGAACCCGGCCGGCCGAGGTGTGGGGATGGAAGAGGTATCCCTTGTCCTCCAGATCACTCATGGTGTTGCGCACGGTGGCCGGCGACACGCCGAGTCCGTGGCGGCGCGACACGGTGCGACTGCCGGCGGGCTCCGCCGTGTCGACATAGGTGCGCACGACCGCCTCGAGAACCTGACGTTCCCGGTCGGAGAGGTCGTGGACCGTGCGTGGCTGACTGTCGGAATCCTGCATGCGGACACTCCTGGCACCGCGCTCGGGCGTGGCGCCCCGCGATCCGGGACAATTATCAAAGATCGGCGAGGGCCCCGGGGCCGGTCAACCGATCCCGCCGGAGGCGCCCGGTTCCATCGCCTCGTCGAGGTCGACGGCCAACCGGTCGAGCACGAGCCACCCGGAGGGGGTCAGCACGAGCCGTTCCCCTTCGAGCCGGGCGAGAGAGCGATCCATCCAGCTGCGGCCCAGCGCGCGGGCGGAGGCGGGGCGGTCGACCGACCAGAGCAGGCCGCGGTCGGTGCGGAGCCCCAGCCAGATCTCCTCGAGCCGGCGCGACGCCCCCTCCACCCGCTCTCGATCGTCCACCGGAAGGCGGCCGGCCGCGACCGCCTCCTCATAGGCCGACCAGTCGCGCACGTTCCACCGGCGTTCGGGGGGCAGGTAGCTGTGCGCCCCGTTGCCGAGCCCGAGGTAGGGCACGCCGGTCCAGTAGGCCCCGTTGTGTCTCGACCGGTGGCCCGGTCGCGCGAAGTTGGAGACCTCGTAGTGCTCGTACCCGGCGGCGCGGAGTCGCTCCGACGCCTCCAGATATTCCTCCTCGTACCGGGTCTCCTCCGCGAGCGCCGTCCGGCCCTGGCGCACGGCGCGGCCGAGGGGCGTTCCGCTCTCCGCCGTGAGACCGTACAGGCTGACGTGGGGGACGTCGAGTGCGAGCACCCGGTCGAGGTCGGCCGACCAGTCGCGAGGGACGCTCGCAGGCAGCCCGAAGATGAGATCGATGCTCACCGAATCGAACCCTGCCTCCCGCACCGTTCGCACCGCCCGCTCCGCACCGTCCGCTCCGTGCAGACGGCCCATCCACCGCAGCGGTGCCTCCTGGAAGCTCTGCGTGCCGAGGGAGATCCGCCCCACCCCGGCGCGGCGCCAGCCGTCGGCGACGGCGCGGTCGAAGCTCTCCGGGTTGGCCTCGGCGGTCCACTCGAGTGCATCCCCGGAGAGGCGCCCGTCTCCGAGAATCCGGCGCACTCCCGCCATCGCCTCCGGGCCGAGAAGCGAGGGCGTGCCGCCGCCCACGTAGACCGTCCGCAGCGGCGTCGCGAGTCGCACCCGGCCCTCCCGCCGGAGAGCGGTCAGCTCGCTCTCGATGGCCGTCCACCAGACGCCCGGGTCCGGCGAGCGGCGGACGTCGACCGCGAAATCGCAGTAGAAGCAGCGCCTCGCGCAGAAGGGCGCATGCAGGTAGACCGAGGCCACTTCGACCGCGTCCTGCACCGGCGCGCTCACGCGAGGGGGCCGGCGGCCCGAGTGTGCAGCCCGCGGTCTCGCCGCACCCATCCATCCACCTCGAGTCGGGTGAGCGCCCGGAGCACCCTGGCCACGGGCAGACCCGCCCGCTCCGCCACGTGCTCCACAGAGGCCGGTCCCTCGTGCAGGGAGCGCCACACCGGGGCGGTGTCGCCCGTCAGCTGCGGCTCGCGCGCCGGTTGGGCCGCGAGCGCGCCGACGACCCCGGCGAGGTCGAGCAGATCGTCCACCTCGAGGATCGCGCCCGCTCCGTCGCGGATCAGTTCGTTGCTGCCCCGGTGCCCCGGCTGGTCGATCGGCCCGGGCACCGCGGCCACGTCGCGCCCGAGCCGTCGAGCATGGGCAGCCGTGCTCAGCGCCCCGCTCCGCGCGCCGGCTTCGATCACCACCACCAGTCGCGCCAATGCCGCCAGGATCCGGTTGCGACGGGGAAAGTGGAAGGCGCGGGCCGGTGTGCCCGGAGGCCACTCCCCCACCACCGCCCCCCCTCGATTCAGGATCTCGCGGTAGAGTCGCCGGTGGGCCGACGGCCGAGCGCGCTCCACGCCCCCACCGAGCACCGCCACCGTCGTGCCCTCCGCCTCCAGAGCGCCGGCGTGCGCCTCTCCGTCGATCCCGAGCGCCAGCCCCGACACCACGACCACGCCGTGGCGGGCGGCCTCTCGAGAGAGTTCACGCGCCACCCTCCGACCGTATCCCCCGGCGCGGCGCGACCCGACCACGGCCACCGCGGTTCGATCCGGATCGGGAAGAGTCCCCCGCAGGTAGAGCACCGGGGGCGGCTCTCGCAGCTGGAGCAGGTCGGACGGGTAGGCCGGGTCGAACCAGGGCACCGGGCGGACGCCGGCGGCGTGGCACTGCCGGAGCACCTCTTCCACCTCACCGAGCGACCGGGGAGTACGGCCGCGCAGAGCGGAATGCCCCCCCTCTCCCAGTGCCCGGGCCGAACCGACCTCCAGCACCGCCTCGCGCAGCCGGCGGCCGCTCA contains the following coding sequences:
- a CDS encoding 50S ribosomal protein L11 methyltransferase, which gives rise to MSVPERWLVVRARLAGGDDDGRVAEALLDIGGRAAHFDGGWWITHLPDGDVEHADAQRWRTQVAGHLGSDEIEVEVAWQEHGDWAELWKRGLEPRRVGRHWVVTPSWCTPEVGGGDRVIVLDPGMAFGNAEHGTTRGCLRLLEAVVQPGERLLDVGAGSAVLSIAAALLGAASVTAIEFDPLATPAARENAEANGVADRVEVVEARATVESLAALGPRDGVVANIERGILTPLLPGFHAALEPRGWLILSGIPADEWPAMAETAREAGFALEAVDADGEWCSGRFTRSD
- a CDS encoding GatB/YqeY domain-containing protein; this encodes MTAPLKQRLQSDLDQARRARDKARTVLLSTTLSEIRNREIDAGREADDDLVIEVLTRALKQRRDAADQMRSGGREELAEKEEAEAEVLNTYLPAGLDADEVRAMIAAIRADGVEAMGAVMGRLMPEIRGRFDGREANRLVREALEG
- the hrcA gene encoding heat-inducible transcriptional repressor HrcA; this encodes MQDSDSQPRTVHDLSDRERQVLEAVVRTYVDTAEPAGSRTVSRRHGLGVSPATVRNTMSDLEDKGYLFHPHTSAGRVPTDRAYRFFVDQVIQPTDLSEVERERIQQELEAGGRSAVERMVRQATRALSLISYELGLAVAPQLADAVLEKLELIQVSAEKVLMVATVRSGLVRTIYVDLPGEVPADTLVTLTVLLNERLVGLTLAELRSSLPDRLRDAAPGDDPAGELLNIFMQSGAELFEWPGAGSSDVHLGQTSILAAQPEFTSGERLKSLIELTEQRELLASALGSREHGSGLHISIGGEHESQELSDFTLVTAEYRAGGLKGVIGVIGPTRMPYEKVIAIVDYTSRMVSDLLTP
- the dnaJ gene encoding molecular chaperone DnaJ, with protein sequence MADYYQLLGVGRDASSEEIKKAYRKLALKYHPDRNDGSKEAEERFKEVTQAYEVLRDDQKRQVYDRYGEQGLRGQPGAGYAQGFDFSDAIEVFMRDFGGFGGFGDLFQQRGRRGRAGPRKGQSLKVRIPLTLGEVLTGVTRTLKVGVLDPCDDCGGTGAEGGAAPAACGQCGGTGEERVQMQGLMGRMVAVQPCRRCGGEGRVIEQPCRTCSGEGRVRTRREVTVEVPPGVTSENYITLRGEGNVGSRGGPRGDILVLLEVEDDPRFVRDGSHLLTEAPVTFAQAALGDDVEVEGVDGPVDVKIPAGIQSGTVIRVRGRGLPELQQSVRGDLMVRVAVYTPRDLTGPQREALERLRSVESAAPDEIPQDDGRGFWSRVKEAFTGG
- the hemW gene encoding radical SAM family heme chaperone HemW, with translation MSAPVQDAVEVASVYLHAPFCARRCFYCDFAVDVRRSPDPGVWWTAIESELTALRREGRVRLATPLRTVYVGGGTPSLLGPEAMAGVRRILGDGRLSGDALEWTAEANPESFDRAVADGWRRAGVGRISLGTQSFQEAPLRWMGRLHGADGAERAVRTVREAGFDSVSIDLIFGLPASVPRDWSADLDRVLALDVPHVSLYGLTAESGTPLGRAVRQGRTALAEETRYEEEYLEASERLRAAGYEHYEVSNFARPGHRSRHNGAYWTGVPYLGLGNGAHSYLPPERRWNVRDWSAYEEAVAAGRLPVDDRERVEGASRRLEEIWLGLRTDRGLLWSVDRPASARALGRSWMDRSLARLEGERLVLTPSGWLVLDRLAVDLDEAMEPGASGGIG
- a CDS encoding histidine triad nucleotide-binding protein yields the protein MTTATDCLFCRIASGAIPSTRVYESDDIVAFRDIDPKAPTHVLVIPREHIVSLDHLEPRHAELVGRMHLAAANIARDEGLDDGWRAVVNVGEGGGQTVFHLHLHLLGGRSLTWPPG
- the dprA gene encoding DNA-processing protein DprA — translated: MKSPPPADPRTELRALLRWALADKVSGRRLREAVLEVGSARALGEGGHSALRGRTPRSLGEVEEVLRQCHAAGVRPVPWFDPAYPSDLLQLREPPPVLYLRGTLPDPDRTAVAVVGSRRAGGYGRRVARELSREAARHGVVVVSGLALGIDGEAHAGALEAEGTTVAVLGGGVERARPSAHRRLYREILNRGGAVVGEWPPGTPARAFHFPRRNRILAALARLVVVIEAGARSGALSTAAHARRLGRDVAAVPGPIDQPGHRGSNELIRDGAGAILEVDDLLDLAGVVGALAAQPAREPQLTGDTAPVWRSLHEGPASVEHVAERAGLPVARVLRALTRLEVDGWVRRDRGLHTRAAGPLA